A DNA window from Brassica napus cultivar Da-Ae chromosome C1, Da-Ae, whole genome shotgun sequence contains the following coding sequences:
- the LOC106375264 gene encoding serine/threonine-protein kinase BSK1: MGCCQSLCSDEHQPLGKDGAQPPQATQNHRGGATTADNGGAGGVAGGGIPSFSEFSFSDLKAATNNFSSDNIVSESGEKAPNLVYKGRLQNRRWIAVKKFTKMAWPDPKQFAEEAWGVGKFRHNRLANLIGYCCDGDERLLVAEFMPNDTLAKHLFHWENQTIEWAMRLRVGYYIAEALDYCSTEGRPLYHDLNAYRVLFDEDGDPRLSCFGLMKNSRDGKSYSTNLAYTPPEYLRNGRVTPESVTYSFGTVLLDLLSGKHIPPSHALDMIRGKNIILLMDSHLEGKFSTEEATVVVELASQCLQYEPRERPNTKDLVATLAPLQTKSDVPSYVMLGIKKHEEAPSTPQRPLSPLGEACSRMDLTAIHQILVMTHYRDDEGTNELSFQEWTQQMKDMLDARKRGDQAFREKDFKTAIDCYSQFIDVGTMVSPTVFGRRSLCYLLCDQPDAALRDAMQAQCVYPDWPTAFYMQSVALAKLNMNTDAADMLNEASQLEEKRQRGSGK; encoded by the exons ATGGGTTGTTGCCAATCCTTGTGTTCGGATGAACACCAGCCGCTCGGGAAAGATGGAGCTCAACCGCCGCAAGCGACTCAAAACCACCGCGGCGGCGCCACGACGGCTGACAACGGCGGAGCTGGTGGTGTAGCTGGAGGAGGAATCCCGTCTTTCTCAGAGTTCTCTTTCTCCGACCTCAAAGCAGCTACAAACAACTTCAGCTCCGACAACATCGTGTCTGAAAGCGGCGAGAAAGCCCCAAATCTCGTCTACAAAGGCCGGCTTCAGAACCGCCGTTGGATCGCCGTCAAGAAGTTCACCAAGATGGCTTGGCCTGATCCTAAACAATTCGCG GAAGAAGCATGGGGTGTTGGAAAATTCAGACATAACCGGTTAGCGAATCTGATTGGTTACTGTTGTGACGGAGACGAGAGGCTTCTCGTTGCTGAGTTCATGCCTAACGATACACTCGCTAAGCATTTGTTCCATT GGGAGAATCAGACGATTGAGTGGGCTATGAGGTTGCGAGTAGGATATTACATAGCCGAAGCTTTGGATTATTGTAGCACAGAGGGTCGTCCTTTGTACCATGATTTAAATGCTTACAGGGTTCTCTTTGATGAG GATGGTGATCCTCGTCTCTCGTGTTTCGGCTTGATGAAGAACAGTCGTGATGGTAAAAGTTATAGCACCAACCTAGCATATACACCACCTGAATATCTaagaaatg GAAGAGTGACACCTGAAAGTGTTACTTACAGCTTTGGAACTGTGCTTCTTGATTTGCTTAGTGGCAAACACATCCCTCCAAGCCAT GCTCTGGATATGATACGCGGCAAGAATATTATTCTGTTGATGGATTCACACCTCGAAGGAAAGTTCTCAACAGAAGAAGCTACCGTAGTTGTAGAACTCGCCTCTCAATGCTTGCAGTATGAGCCTCGAGAGAGACCTAATACCAAAGATCTTGTGGCAACGCTTGCACCATTGCAAACTAAATCAGAT GTTCCTTCTTATGTAATGCTTGGAATAAAGAAGCACGAGGAGGCACCTTCGACGCCACAGAGGCCACTTTCGCCGTTAGGTGAGGCTTGCTCGAGAATGGATCTCACAGCTATTCATCAGATCTTGGTCATGACACACTACAGAGACGATGAAGGGACAAACGAG TTATCTTTCCAAGAATGGACCCAACAGATGAAAGACATGCTTGACGCACGCAAACGTGGTGATCAAGCTTTCCGCGAGAAAGATTTCAAAACCGCCATAGACTGTTACTCACAG TTTATCGACGTAGGAACAATGGTGTCACCAACTGTATTCGGTCGGAGAAGTCTATGCTACTTACTATGCGATCAACCAGACGCAGCGCTGCGCGACGCAATGCAAGCGCAATGCGTGTATCCTGACTGGCCAACGGCTTTCTACATGCAGTCCGTGGCGTTAGCGAAGCTGAACATGAACACCGACGCAGCAGATATGTTGAACGAAGCTTCTCAGCTCGAAGAGAAGAGACAACGAGGAAGCGGCAAATGA
- the LOC106375269 gene encoding DDB1- and CUL4-associated factor 8-like protein 2 isoform X2 — protein MTDKAKRSRTHFNGSHHPVVDFWRREVGGISPRSFSDRFSASENMVLRLEIYRKLAKHKGCVNTVSFNAQGDILVSGSDDRRVLLWDWELGNVKLSFHSGHSNNVFQAKFMPFSDDRTIVTCAADGMVRRASVLESGKVETVLLGLHQGPAHKLCIEPGNPHIFYTCGEDGSVQRFDLRTQAPTELFTCQAVNPRRRHLEAAQLNAIAMDPRNSNLLAVGGMDEYARLYDIRRLDGDGSSRAADHFAPPHLIGDLHVGITGLAFSEQSELLVSYNNEFIYLFTHDMGLGSSPMPSSPEDDSKSSVPMAYKGHKNVETVKGVNFCGPRSEYVVSGSDCGRIFIWKKRSGELIRVMEADRYVVNCIEPHPHIPVLASSGIENDIKVWTSKAAERATLPDNIEMRKRKPRGWMYRVSSPRELLAQLFFLQNRSRFSEDREEGEASSSSTGRELLDLILNFNDDDDEHVSDNGEDGVSRDDFFS, from the exons ATGACTGATAAGGCGAAGAGAAGTCGAACACACTTCAACGGATCTCACCACCCTGTCGTCGACTTCTGGCGACGAGAAGTCGGTGGAATCTCTCCTCGCAGCTTCTCCGATCGCTTCTCCGCCTCCGAG AATATGGTTCTGCGCTTAGAGATATACCGGAAGCTAGCGAAGCACAAAGGCTGCGTCAACACAGTGAGCTTCAACGCCCAAGGAGACATTCTCGTCTCTGGCTCCGACGATCGACGTGTCCTTCTTTGGGATTGGGAGCTCGGGAATGTCAAGCTTTCGTTCCACTCAGGGCACTCTAACAACGTCTTCCAGGCCAAGTTCATGCCTTTCTCTGATGATCGGACCATTGTCACCTGTGCTGCTGATGGCATG GTTCGGCGTGCGAGTGTTCTCGAGAGTGGGAAAGTGGAGACTGTGTTATTGGGGTTGCATCAAGGACCAGCTCATAAGCTCTGTATTGAGCCTGGAAACCCTCATATCTTCTACACTTGTGGTGAAGATGGTTCAGTACAACGC TTTGATTTGAGGACACAAGCTCCTACAGAACTATTCACATGCCAAGCAGTTAATCCTAGGAGGAGGCACTTGGAAGCTGCGCAGCTAAACGCTATTGCAATGGACCCTAGAAACTCCAACCTCTTGGCTGTTGGTGGTATGGACGAGTACGCTCGTCTCTACGACATCCGTAGACTTGATGGAGACGGTTCTAGCCGAGCTGCAGATCATTTTGCCCCTCCACACCTCATTGGCGATTTACACGTTGGAATAACCGGTTTGGCCTTCTCGGAACAAAGTGAACTCCTTGTTTCATACAACAACGAGTTCATTTATCTTTTCACGCACGATATGGGATTAGGGTCTAGCCCTATGCCATCCTCTCCAGAAGATGATAGCAAAAGTTCTGTTCCTATGGCTTATAAGGGTCATAAGAACGTTGAGACGGTTAAGGGTGTGAATTTCTGTGGACCGCGGTCTGAGTATGTGGTTAGTGGGTCAGACTGTGGTCGGATATTTATATGGAAGAAGAGAAGCGGAGAGCTTATACGTGTTATGGAAGCAGATAGGTATGTGGTTAACTGTATCGAGCCTCATCCGCATATACCAGTCCTTGCTAGCAGCGGTATCGAAAACGACATCAAGGTGTGGACCTCGAAGGCAGCTGAGAGAGCTACGTTACCTGACAACATCGAAATG CGCAAGAGAAAGCCGAGGGGATGGATGTATCGTGTATCTTCACCACGGGAGCTGTTAGCACAACTCTTCTTTCTACAGAACAGAAGCAGATTCAGTGAAGacagagaagaaggagaagcttcttcatcctccacTGGAAGAGAACTTCTTGATCTTATCCTCAACttcaatgatgatgatgatgaacatgtGTCTGATAATGGTGAAGATGGCGTTAGCCGTGACGACTTCTTCTCTTAA
- the LOC106375267 gene encoding microtubule-associated protein TORTIFOLIA1 — translation MMEGALQSVKAFLSALASQLRSLIKDQIDSTTANINQVRESMTEALVLWERFYQRIERIEEVLSKISSDVQLGTEKNVEERSESFQTMEVVLPCRRENNDEEEESEVDDLNSAMGSSNRIQLDSIFQRHGKVRSCRRGCRYIQINESL, via the exons atGATGGAAGGAGCATTGCAAAGTGTGAAGGCCTTCTTGAGTGCATTGGCATCACAATTAAGAAGTTTGATCAAGGACCAAATAGATTCCACTACTGCCAAT ATAAACCAAGTTAGAGAAAGTATGACAGAGGCGCTGGTTTTATGGGAAAGGTTTTATCAAAGGATTGAAAGGATTGAAGAGGTGTTGTCAAAGATTTCATCTGATGTTCAGCTTGGAACAGAGAAGAACGTGGAGGAAAGGTCTGAATCTTTCCAAACCATGGAAGTAGTGTTGCCTTGTAGACGTGAAAACAATGATGAGGAGGAAGAATCAGAAGTCGATGATCTCAACAGTGCCATGGGATCTTCAAACCGCATCCAATTAGATTCCATTTTCCAAAGACACGGCAAAGTACGAAGTTGCCGGCGAGGTTGTCGATATATCCAAATAAACGAGAGCTTATAA
- the LOC106375269 gene encoding DDB1- and CUL4-associated factor 8-like protein 2 isoform X1, with protein MTDKAKRSRTHFNGSHHPVVDFWRREVGGISPRSFSDRFSASENMVLRLEIYRKLAKHKGCVNTVSFNAQGDILVSGSDDRRVLLWDWELGNVKLSFHSGHSNNVFQAKFMPFSDDRTIVTCAADGMVRRASVLESGKVETVLLGLHQGPAHKLCIEPGNPHIFYTCGEDGSVQRFDLRTQAPTELFTCQAVNPRRRHLEAAQLNAIAMDPRNSNLLAVGGMDEYARLYDIRRLDGDGSSRAADHFAPPHLIGDLHVGITGLAFSEQSELLVSYNNEFIYLFTHDMGLGSSPMPSSPEDDSKSSVPMAYKGHKNVETVKGVNFCGPRSEYVVSGSDCGRIFIWKKRSGELIRVMEADRYVVNCIEPHPHIPVLASSGIENDIKVWTSKAAERATLPDNIEMQRKRKPRGWMYRVSSPRELLAQLFFLQNRSRFSEDREEGEASSSSTGRELLDLILNFNDDDDEHVSDNGEDGVSRDDFFS; from the exons ATGACTGATAAGGCGAAGAGAAGTCGAACACACTTCAACGGATCTCACCACCCTGTCGTCGACTTCTGGCGACGAGAAGTCGGTGGAATCTCTCCTCGCAGCTTCTCCGATCGCTTCTCCGCCTCCGAG AATATGGTTCTGCGCTTAGAGATATACCGGAAGCTAGCGAAGCACAAAGGCTGCGTCAACACAGTGAGCTTCAACGCCCAAGGAGACATTCTCGTCTCTGGCTCCGACGATCGACGTGTCCTTCTTTGGGATTGGGAGCTCGGGAATGTCAAGCTTTCGTTCCACTCAGGGCACTCTAACAACGTCTTCCAGGCCAAGTTCATGCCTTTCTCTGATGATCGGACCATTGTCACCTGTGCTGCTGATGGCATG GTTCGGCGTGCGAGTGTTCTCGAGAGTGGGAAAGTGGAGACTGTGTTATTGGGGTTGCATCAAGGACCAGCTCATAAGCTCTGTATTGAGCCTGGAAACCCTCATATCTTCTACACTTGTGGTGAAGATGGTTCAGTACAACGC TTTGATTTGAGGACACAAGCTCCTACAGAACTATTCACATGCCAAGCAGTTAATCCTAGGAGGAGGCACTTGGAAGCTGCGCAGCTAAACGCTATTGCAATGGACCCTAGAAACTCCAACCTCTTGGCTGTTGGTGGTATGGACGAGTACGCTCGTCTCTACGACATCCGTAGACTTGATGGAGACGGTTCTAGCCGAGCTGCAGATCATTTTGCCCCTCCACACCTCATTGGCGATTTACACGTTGGAATAACCGGTTTGGCCTTCTCGGAACAAAGTGAACTCCTTGTTTCATACAACAACGAGTTCATTTATCTTTTCACGCACGATATGGGATTAGGGTCTAGCCCTATGCCATCCTCTCCAGAAGATGATAGCAAAAGTTCTGTTCCTATGGCTTATAAGGGTCATAAGAACGTTGAGACGGTTAAGGGTGTGAATTTCTGTGGACCGCGGTCTGAGTATGTGGTTAGTGGGTCAGACTGTGGTCGGATATTTATATGGAAGAAGAGAAGCGGAGAGCTTATACGTGTTATGGAAGCAGATAGGTATGTGGTTAACTGTATCGAGCCTCATCCGCATATACCAGTCCTTGCTAGCAGCGGTATCGAAAACGACATCAAGGTGTGGACCTCGAAGGCAGCTGAGAGAGCTACGTTACCTGACAACATCGAAATG CAGCGCAAGAGAAAGCCGAGGGGATGGATGTATCGTGTATCTTCACCACGGGAGCTGTTAGCACAACTCTTCTTTCTACAGAACAGAAGCAGATTCAGTGAAGacagagaagaaggagaagcttcttcatcctccacTGGAAGAGAACTTCTTGATCTTATCCTCAACttcaatgatgatgatgatgaacatgtGTCTGATAATGGTGAAGATGGCGTTAGCCGTGACGACTTCTTCTCTTAA
- the LOC106375268 gene encoding lysine histidine transporter-like 7 gives MSKKALGILLDLESQESCGSPSFMSHTPSKDPQPTSGDDDGGDVGMIPLEEWLPITESRKGNVFTATFHLLCSGLGFQVLLLPAAFAALGWVWGIIILTVGFAWKLYTTWLLVHLHEAVHGTRFSRYLRLAIASFGVKLGKLLGIFPVMYLSGGACSILVITGGKTIKQLVHIMSEDDTVPLTTLQCFVIFSCLAVVLSQFPNLNSLFGLSLIGGVMAVAYSTAVWSLPLTRDPQSQNNVTYAIKDTSFDNIFNAIGLIAISLRGNNLILEIQGTLPSDSKNPSSKTMWRAVVISHLIIAVCMFLVSIVVYWAYGDEIPATGGPIGNYLTLYEQDYSKRAACFIHITFIFNCLCSYPINLMPACDNAEMVYVTKSQKPCSVFVRMMLRVSLGLVCFFIAVGFSFLPYLAVLIGAVALLVTFTYPCFMWISIKQPEMKSLMWLINVFVGSLGASLSVLLVVASALFLAEKGLHANFFRP, from the exons ATGTCAAAAAAAGCATTAGGCATATTGCTTGATCTGGAATCACAAGAAAGCTGTGGCTCTCCTTCATTTATGTCACATACCCCTTCCAAGGATCCACAACCAACCTCCGGCGATGACGACGGCGGAGATGTTGGGATGATTCCGTTAGAAGAATGGTTACCGATCACAGAATCAAGAAAAGGAAATGTTTTCACGGCAACTTTTCATCTTCTCTGTTCGGGACTTGGTTTCCAAGTGCTTCTTCTTCCTGCGGCTTTCGCAGCACTCGGATG gGTATGGGGAATAATAATATTAACGGTGGGATTTGCATGGAAGCTCTACACGACATGGCTTCTTGTTCATCTGCACGAAGCCGTACATGGAACACGTTTCAGCAGATACTTGAGACTCGCTATTGCTTCATTCG GTGTGAAGCTTGGGAAACTTCTCGGAATATTTCCTGTGATGTATCTCTCAGGAGGAGCTTGTTCGATTCTGGTTATAACCGGaggaaaaacaataaaacaactTGTACACATTATGTCTGAAGATGACACAGTGCCACTTACTACCTTGCAATGTTTCGTGATCTTCAGCTGCCTCGCGGTGGTCTTGTCCCAGTTTCCGAACCTGAATTCTCTTTTTGGACTCTCGTTGATCGGTGGTGTTATGGCCGTGGCATATTCCACCGCAGTATGGAGTTTACCTCTAACTAGGGATCCGCAAAGTCAAAACAATGTCACTTACGCTATAAAGGATACAAGTTTCGATAATATTTTCAACGCCATTGGTTTGATAGCCATTTCATTACGCGGGAACAACCTAATCCTAGAGATACAG GGTACTCTTCCTTCCGATTCAAAGAATCCTTCCAGCAAGACGATGTGGAGAGCTGTGGTGATCTCTCATTTGATCATTGCGGTTTGTATGTTTCTAGTATCCATTGTTGTCTATTGGGCATACGGTGACGAG ATTCCGGCTACTGGAGGTCCAATAGGAAACTACTTGACACTTTACGAACAAGACTACTCAAAGCGAGCCGCTTGTTTTATACACATCACGTTCATCTTCAATTGCTTATGCTCATATCCGATAAACTTAATGCCTGCTTGTGACAACGCAGAGATGGTGTACGTGACCAAGAGTCAAAAGCCTTGCTCCGTCTTTGTCCGGATGATGTTACGTGTGTCCTTGGGTTTGGTTTGTTTCTTTATAGCCGTCGGATTCTCGTTCTTGCCTTATCTCGCGGTTCTTATCGGAGCAGTAGCCTTGCTTGTTACATTTACGTACCCCTGTTTCATGTGGATCTCCATCAAACAGCCTGAAATGAAAAGCTTGATGTGGTTGATCAACGTTTTTGTGGGAAGCTTAGGCGCGTCTCTCAGCGTTTTGCTTGTGGTTGCGTCGGCATTATTTTTGGCTGAAAAGGGTTTACATGCAAACTTCTTCAGACCCTAA
- the LOC106375265 gene encoding cyclase-like protein 2 has translation MIEMGESKLTMAVPPLLLLTLLSLPSLLIHAAISDAYPTIPGTAPIDGGFSDELKPIRREVYGEGKIFDISHRYTPEMPAWESKEGIGRFLWLAASMKNGSLANNSEMKIPTHTGTHVDSPGHVYDEYYDAGFDVDSLDLQVLNGPALLVDVPRNKNITAEVMKSLNIPRGVRRVLFRTLNTDRRLMFKKEFDTSYVGFMKDGAQWLVDNTDIKLVGVDYLSVAAYDDLIPSHLVFLKGRETILVEGLKLDDVKAGVYSVHCLPLRLVGAEGSPIRCILIS, from the exons ATGATCGAAATGGGGGAGAGCAAACTAACAATGGCAGTTCCTCCACTTCTCCTCCTCACACTCCTCTCCCTCCCTTCTCTTCTCATCCACGCCGCCATCTCCGATGCTTACCCCACCATTCCCGGAACCGCTCCGATCGACGGAGGTTTCTCCGATGAACTCAAACCCATCCGCCGTGAGGTCTACGGCGAAGGCAAAATCTTCGACATCAGCCACCGCTACACGCCGGAGATGCCGGCGTGGGAGTCAAAAGAAGGAATCGGACGGTTTCTATGGCTAGCCGCGAGCATGAAGAACGGGTCGCTCGCTAACAACTCCGAGATGAAGATCCCGACTCACACTGGGACCCACGTCGATTCGCCTGGACACGTGTACGATGAGTATTACGACGCTGGGTTCGATGTAGACTCGCTTGATCTCCAAGTCTTAAACG GTCCTGCGTTGTTGGTTGATGTTCCAAGGAACAAGAACATAACTG CCGAAGTGATGAAGTCTCTTAACATACCAAGAGGAGTCCGTCGTGTGCTTTTCAGAACATTGAATACTGACAG gcGTCTGATGTTCAAGAAGGAGTTTGATACAAGCTATGTCGGATTCATGAAGGACGGCGCACAATGGTTGGTAGACAACACTGACATCAAACTTGTTG GGGTTGATTATCTATCAGTAGCTGCATATGATGATCTGATTCCGTCCCACCTAGTATTCCTAAAAGGCCGA GAGACTATACTGGTGGAGGGATTGAAGCTGGATGATGTGAAGGCAGGAGTCTACTCTGTTCATTGCTTACCTCTAAGACTTGTTGGAGCAGAAGGGTCTCCAATTCGCTGCATCCTCATCAGTTGA
- the LOC106375263 gene encoding protein ALTERED PHOSPHATE STARVATION RESPONSE 1, translating into MGCTSSKLDDLPAVALCRERCSFLEAAIHQRYLLSESHVAYTNSLRGIGHSLHLFINHHHRFIASGGANGEGGASPRLNLPPHRKGDPDEEEKSPKKAKLPSGSGSDSGHLEFDSDSDSDYDEEGHLDLDSDSLHHLSPQHHHHLNHFPIHEPYMDQQQQQPGYNPYPNPEMMTHHHQQQLPPPPAYSGGSYMHMNYMKNKSMPPSVIYEQRPSSPQRVYEGESSSSSYNPYPPNYYGYSNTGPGPGYYGSSSSSSGASSKPPPPPPSPPRSNGWDFLNPFDTYYPPYTPSRDSRELREEEGIPELEEDDSQYEVVKEVHGRPKFAGGGGGGGGGNNQPPPAAVYREEPPLTSPSPPPVVDKSGASTSGGGDAAMYQSRPSVSVEKKGVEYEVHVVEKKTVVEDAGNEERRSNAAAPRGGGGGPRAVHEVAKEIETQFVKAAESGSEIAKLLEVGKHPYGRKHVSKLLHPSLPSTSGGGSSAPAAAAAVTAPPTYADIEEELASRSRNLSSTLHKLHLWEKKLYHEVKAEEKLRVAHEKKLRKLKRLDERGAEATKVDTTRKLVRDMSTKIRIAIQVVDKISVTINKIRDEDLWPQLNALIQGLTRMWKAMLECHQTQSQAIREARGLGPIRASKKLGEEHLEATSLLGHELINWILGFSSWVSAQKGYVRELNKWLMKCLLYEPEETPDGIAPFSPGRIGAPPIFVICNQWSQALDRISEKEVIEAMRSFTTSVLQLWEQDRLETTAMGQGDAEKRVRNMDREEQRIHREIQALEKKMVLVAPGDGLSLSGNAVYQSDTSNDSLQGSLQRIFEAMERFTGESVRAYDDLLVRAEEETAPREVESDED; encoded by the exons ATGGGCTGTACAAGCTCCAAGCTCGACGATCTCCCGGCGGTTGCTCTCTGCCGCGAACGCTGCTCCTTCCTAGAAGCAGCCATCCATCAGCGTTACCTATTATCCGAATCCCACGTGGCGTACACCAACTCGCTCAGAGGAATCGGCCACTCGCTCCACCTCTTCATCAACCACCACCACCGCTTCATCGCTTCCGGCGGCGCTAACGGCGAAGGAGGTGCCTCTCCGAGACTCAACCTCCCTCCTCACAGAAAAGGCGACCCcgacgaagaagaaaaatccCCTAAAAAAGCAAAGCTACCTTCCGGTTCGGGTTCTGATTCGGGTCATCTCGAATTCGATTCGGATTCAGACTCCGACTATGACGAAGAAGGCCACCTCGATTTGGATTCGGACTCTTTACATCACCTCTCTCCTCAACACCACCACCATCTAAACCATTTCCCGATACACGAACCTTACATggaccaacaacaacaacaaccggGTTATAACCCGTACCCGAATCCGGAAATGATgactcatcatcatcagcagcagcttcctcctcctcctgcttACTCAGGAGGAAGTTATATGCACATGAATTACATGAAGAACAAATCGATGCCTCCTTCAGTGATCTATGAGCAAAGACCAAGCAGTCCTCAAAGAGTCTACGAAggtgaatcatcatcatcatcttacAATCCATATCCTCCTAATTATTACGGATACTCAAATACCGGACCCGGACCCGGTTACTacggttcttcttcttcttcgagtgGTGCTAGTTCAAAACCGCCTCCGCCTCCTCCGTCGCCGCCTAGGTCCAACGGCTGGGATTTTTTGAATCCGTTCGATACTTACTACCCTCCGTACACTCCGAGCCGTGACTCGAGGGAGCTTAGGGAGGAAGAAGGTATACCGGAGCTGGAGGAGGACGATTCGCAGTACGAGGTTGTTAAGGAAGTTCACGGCAGACCGAAGTTCgccggcggcggcggcggcggcggcggtggTAATAACCAACCGCCTCCCGCCGCCGTGTACAGGGAAGAGCCTCCGTTGACTTCTCCGTCTCCGCCGCCGGTTGTCGATAAATCAGGCGCCAGCACTAGCGGCGGCGGAGATGCGGCGATGTATCAGAGTAGGCCGAGCGTGTCGGTGGAGAAGAAAGGCGTGGAGTACGAAGTTCACGTTGTTGAGAAGAAGACTGTTGTTGAAGACGCTGGCAACGAAGAGAGACGGAGCAATGCTGCGGCGCCAcgtggaggaggaggtgggCCACGTGCGGTGCACGAGGTCGCTAAAGAGATTGAGACTCAGTTCGTGAAGGCTGCGGAGTCAGGAAGCGAGATCGCTAAGCTGCTTGAAGTGGGGAAGCATCCTTACGGTCGTAAACATG TTTCTAAATTGTTACATCCTTCGCTACCTTCTACCTCTGGAGGAGGTTCTTCTGctcctgctgctgctgctgctgttacTGCGCCGCCTACTTACGCAGACATCGAGGAAGAACTTGCGTCAAGGTCGAGGAATCTTTCTTCCACGTTGCATAAGCTTCATCTATGGGAGAAGAAGCTTTACCATGAAGTGAAG GCTGAGGAGAAGTTGCGCGTGGCTCACGAGAAGAAGCTAAGGAAGCTAAAGCGTTTGGATGAAAGAGGTGCTGAAGCTACCAAAGTAGACACAACTCGTAAACTAGTGAGAGACATGTCAACGAAGATAAGGATTGCGATTCAGGTTGTTGATAAAATCTCTGTGACGATTAATAAGATTAGAGACGAAGATCTATGGCCGCAACTTAATGCATTGATTCAAGG GCTTACAAGAATGTGGAAAGCAATGCTTGAGTGTCATCAAACTCAGTCTCAAGCCATCAGGGAAGCTCGAGGGCTAGGTCCCATAAGAGCAAGCAAGAAACTCGGTGAAGAGCATCTAGAAGCAACTAGTTTGTTAGGACACGAGCTTATTAACTGGATACTAGGATTCTCTAGCTGGGTCAGCGCTCAGAAAGGCTACGTGAGAGAGTTAAACAAATGGCTCATGAAGTGTCTTCTCTACGAGCCCGAGGAGACGCCAGACGGCATCGCTCCTTTCTCACCTGGTCGTATCGGAGCCCCACCGATCTTTGTGATATGCAACCAGTGGTCTCAAGCTCTGGACAGGATATCCGAGAAGGAAGTTATCGAGGCGATGCGTAGCTTCACCACGAGCGTGCTTCAGCTCTGGGAGCAAGATCGGTTGGAGACGACGGCGATGGGGCAGGGGGATGCGGAGAAGAGAGTTAGGAACATGGACAGGGAGGAGCAGAGGATACATAGAGAGATTCAAGCGCTGGAGAAGAAGATGGTTCTGGTGGCACCTGGTGATGGTCTTTCTTTGTCTGGGAACGCTGTCTACCAGAGTGATACTAGCAACGATAGTTTGCAAGGGAGCTTGCAGCGGATTTTTGAAGCTATGGAGAGATTCACTGGTGAATCTGTGAGGGCTTATGATGATCTCTTGGTGCGTGCTGAAGAAGAAACTGCTCCAAGAGAAGTTGAGTCGGATGAGGACTAA